The Sphingomonas aliaeris genome segment GCATGCCACCCCACGTCATCGAACGCGCGTTCGATCCCTTCTACACGACCAAGGGTGTCGGCAAGGGCACCGGGCTCGGGCTCAGCCAGGTGTTCGGGTTCGTCAAGCAGTCGGGTGGTCACATCAAGATCTACTCGGAGCCCGATCAGGGAACGACGGTAAAGCTCTACATGCCCCGCCACTTCGGCGCGGCAAGCACGCTGTCCGATGCAAGGGCTGGCACCGTTGAAATTCCCCGCGCGAGGGACGGCGAGATCGTGCTGGTGGTCGAGGACGAGGAGCGCGTGCGGCATATGTCGGTCGACGCCCTGCGAAGCCTCGGTTACACTGTGGTCCAGGCATCGGATGGTATGCAGGCGCTCGCCGTGCTCGCGATCCAGCCACGTGTCGATCTGCTGTTTTCGGATATCGTCATGCCGGGCATGAACGGACGGGAGTTGGCGGACACCGCCCGCGAGCAGCGATCCACTCTCAAGGTGCTCTTCACGACCGGCTACACCCGCAATGCAGTCGTCCATAACGGCGTGCTCGATCCAGGCGTTGCGTTCATCTCGAAACCGTTCGGGATCGATCAGCTCGCAGTGAAGGTTCGTCAGGTTCTAGATGGCGAGGGCGATAACCGTCGCGACTGAGGAGTCGCTCAAGCAAGTTCCGAAACGAGTATTCCACGGTTGCCGCAACTGGTTGCGATTACGCCGCCAGCACCAACCTGTTTCGGCCATTCACTTGGCATCGTACAAGGCCCGGTTAGCGACCCCAAGTAGCTGATCCGCAGTCGTCCCGGGTATAACAGCTGCGATCCCGACGCTCACCGTAACACGCATGGTTCGTCCGTCATCTGCCGTGCAGGGGGCCTCTGCGAAGCTCGCGCGAACACGTTCGCACACCAGTTCCGCCTGCTCCAGCGATGCACCGTCTAGGATAGCCACAAATTCTTCGCCGCCATACCGAGCCACCACATCGGAGGTTCGGAGCGTCGACCGGAGAAGGTCCGAAAACGTGCGGAGGACGACGTCGGCCGAGATGTGGCCGAAGCGATCGTTGATCGATTTGAAATGGTCGAGGTCGAACATTGCGATGCAATGGTTCATCTTTTCTACCTCGCTGACAAATTCTAGAGCCATGCCCCTGTCCGAATGACGATCGATCAACGGACGGTCATCAGCTGGTCGCACGTCCCACGGAAAACCATCAAAATCCGAGTCTCACAAAGATGGTACCATATGTTTTGCGTTGATGGGGCCTTATACGTTACACCGCGTCTATGACGTACACGCTGATTGGCTATGCCCGCTGCTCGACTGACAAGCAGGACCTTGCTGCCCAACAGGACGCGCTGCTAAAGCTCGGCGTCGCTGCCGATCGCATCTATACCGACAAGGGGTTCACGGGCACGAACCGTGATCGGCCGGGCCTCGACCAGGCGCTTGCCGCTGTGCGCAGCGGGGACACGCTAGTGGTGCCCAAGCTCGACCGGCTTGCCCGATCGGTACCTGACGCTCGCGCGATTGGGGACAGCCTGGCGGTCCGCGGCGTGAAGCTGCAGCTCGGAGCTATCGTCCACGACCCGGCCGATCCGATGGGTAAGCTATTCTTTAACATCCTTGCCACATTCGCCGAGTTCGAAGCGGATCTGATCCGCATGCGAACACGCGAGGGCATGGCCGTGGCGCGCGCTAAAGGAAAACTGCGCGGAAAGAAACCCAAGCTGTCTGATCGTCAGCAGAAAGAGCTTCGGCGCATGTACGACACCAACGATTATTCGATCACCGATCTTGCCGAAGTGTTCTCGATTTCTCGCCCGACCGTATACCGGACACTGGGACGCCAGCCTGCCACTTTGACAAAACCAGCCTGATTGAAGACTCTGAACAATCGAGACCGGCCAATTTCATGCTAGCCTTAGACGGAAGGGACATACCGGACGTCGTTTTTTGCGCCAACCGGTACAGGAAGGCGCGCTGTACGAAGCGCTTTATTAGATGGTCTAGAACAGGTCGGTCAGTGCCATACTGGTAAAGCCTTCTATCTTGCCCGATCTGCAATCTCGCGGCGACATTTGTGTGAAACTGTCCATTCACTCAAGGCCAATAGCATGTGGAAACGATCGGTCGGGCAGATGAACACGCTGATCACGCTGGTGGACACAAATCAGAACTTTTTCTTGCCGCGATGTTCGAACACCTTCGAACGGCAATACATGAACGTGTCCATCTGAGCTCGTGTTGACGCTGTCGCGGGCAGCGCGGGCGCTTCTAAGATGATCGTTACCATTGCAGCGCCGGCGTTATTCCTTGGCCAACAGACAAGCCTCCACACATCCGATGAATCCTTGCTCGCCGGCTGAACTCGCTGGATGACGGCCGAACTTGATTTCCTATAATGCAATTTCCTCCAATACCGTGTCCTTCCTGTTGCCGAAGGCCGCCATACACGATCTAAGGGGGCCCTCAAACGGGGAGGCGTCTCTAGTCCATGGAAACCCTCACCCTCGACGGCGGCGAGAGCAACGAGCATCCCGAACCTACGTCAGCGTCCTTCCTCGCGGGGGGCGGGGCAATGGGCCAAATTATTCGTGCGTATGACTGGACCTCGACCCCGCTTGGAAATCCCACGGGCTGGCCGCAGGGCCTGCGCACTGTGGTGCAGATCCTTCTGAACACCGGTCACCCGATGTACATCTGGTGGGGACCGGGCCTCACCTGCATCTACAACGATGCATACAGCCGCTCGATCGGGCCTGAAATGCACCCCGCCTCGCTCGGGAAGCCTGCCCAAAGCGTTTGGGCTGAGATCTGGGGAACGATAGGGCCGCAGATCGAACAGGTGATGTCCGGAGGAGGGCCGACGTGGCACGAGAACCAGCTCGTACCGATCACCCGCAATGGTCGTCGCGAGGATGTGTACTGGACCTACAGCTACAGCCCGATCGGCGATGACTTCGCACTCCACGGCGTCGGCGGGGTACTCGTGGTCTGCACCGAGACCACGCCGACCATTATATCCGAGAAACGTTCGCGCGCGGAACTGGAGCGTCAGAAACGACTGTTCGAGGAGGCTCCGGGTTTCATCGCAATCCTTCGGGGTGAAGGGCACGTCTTCGAGTTCGCCAACCGGGCCTACGAGCGGCTGAGCGGGGGTCGTGCGGTTTTGGGGTTGCCTGTGCGCGAGGCCTTCCCGGAGATCGAAGGGCAGGGCTTCTTCGAGCACCTCGACCGGGTGTACCAAAGCGGAGAGCCTTTCACCGCGGCCCATGTGCCCATCCGTCTGGAAGAGTCCGATGGGTTTCGCCTGCGCTACATCGACTACATCTACGCGCCGGTGACCGACGACAAGGGTGCCGTCACGGGCATCTTCGTGGAGGGTCACGACGTGACCGATGCCTATCTCGCCGAGAGGGCACTACGGCAGAGCGAAGAGCGCTTTCGAAGCTTCGCCGAGACCTCGACCGACACGCTGTGGATCGTGAACGCCGAAACGGGGCAGTTGGAATATCTCAGCCCGGCTTACGAGAACACCTGGGGTGAGCCCCGTGACGCTGCCATGTCCGACATCGGGCACTGGGCCGAGCGCCTGCACCCCGGTGACCGCGAAGCGGCGCTGTCGGCGCTGTCGAAGCTGCGCGCAGGTGAGCGCCACAGCATAGAGTACCGGATTGTCCGCCCGGATGGCGAGGTGCGCTACATCCATGACAGCGGCTTCCCAATCTACGAAGCGGGACGGATCCGCCGCATGGCGGGGGTAGCGCAAGACCTAACCGGCTTCCGCCTCGCCGAACGGCGCCTCGCAGACAACGAACGCTGGACGCGCACCTTGTTGGAGGGATTCCCCAGATGGTGTGGCGAGCGCAGGCCGATGGCGCCTGGACCTGGGCCAGCCCGCAATGGACCGAGTACAGCGGCCAGTTGCAAGCCGCCAGCCTCGCGGCTGGCTGGCTCGCATGCGTTCACCCGGACGACCGCGAGCGGGTGCGGGCCGTGTGGGCGGGGGCAAGCGAGGATGGCTCGTTCGGAGCCCACTACCGAATCTACAATGCAGCGAGCGGCGGATACCGGTGGACGCAGACGCGGGCGACTCCGGTCCGCGACGATCGGGGCGAGATAGTCGAGTGGCTTGGTGCATCCACCGACGTGCACGAGATCCGCCAGCTGCAGGAGCGTCAGCAGGTTCTCGTCGCCGAACTTCAGCACCGTGTTCGGAACATGCTCACGGTCGTTCGATCCGTATTCTCGCGAACCGCCGAGGCGAGCGAGAACCAGCGGCAGCTCGTCGACCACTTCACGGGGCGGCTCGACTCGCTCGCGCGAACTCAAGTGATCGTCACCAGGAGTCCATCCGGCAAGGTCGATCTCAATTCCCTCATACGGGAGGAACTGCTGAGCGTCGCGGCAGGCGAGGGACCATGCGTATCCCTCGATGGCCCGGAAGTGATGCTGGATCCGAATGCCGCGGAGGCAATCGGGATGGCCATTCACGAACTGACGACCAATGCTCTGAAGTACGGCGCACTTAGGGCCAACGGCGCAGGGCTTCGCATCGACTGGCGGGTCCATGCAGAACAAGGGCAGACGGCGAAGCTGGAATTGACTTGGCTCGAGACCGGCGTTCCGGCGGTACCCATTGCGCCGGTCCGCGAAGGATTCGGTCGGGAGCTGATCGAGGAGGCCCTTCCATACCGCCTCGGTGCGGAGACGTGCCTGGAGTTCCGGCCCGGAGGGGTGAAGTGCACCATCTCCATGCCCCTCGACGACGATGACGAGCGCGCGAGCGCCCTGCTGGAGCGATAGATGATACCGGGTCACAACCTCGCAGGTCGCCGCATCCTCGTCGTCGAGGATGAATACTACATAGCTTCCGACATCCGTCGGGCACTGACGAAGTGTGGTGCGGCGATCGTCGGCCCCTTCGGCAATCTGGACGAAGGCCTGGCCTACGCTGCGCGCGATCCGCTCGATGCGGCTCTGCTGGATGTGAACCTCGGCAGTGCATCCTCCTATCCGATCGCTGAGGAACTGTCTCGACGCGGCGTGCCCTATCTATTCCTCACTGGCTATGACCAGTGGTCGCTACCTCTTGAATTTCGGTCGTCGCCCAGAATTGGCAAGCCGTTCACATTCTCGGTACTGCTCGATGCGCTCGAACGTCTCCTTCTTGAGACTGCCGAATAGCAGGTTTCGCAGTCGCGCATTACCCAGCATTATGCGGCGCAGTCGTCGGACATGCCTCGGATATTACAAGTATCATTAACGGGTTTCCTTTACGTCGTCTCTTCGAACTGCTTAACGAGACGCTGTTCTTCACGATCGGTCAGGCCCGCGCGATCCTCGCCTGCTAGGCTCACGATCACAATACCGAGCGACCGCACTTATTGCTCGGCTATGCGACACCGGCAGCGTTCGCCGCCGAACTCGAACGGCAATGGACGGGGTTGCACCGACCGTTGCATCACCCGCGCTCATGCGCGACATCACCGGTCAGTCGCTGGTGCCGCTGGATGAAAGGCGGGGATCACGTCAAATGGGCTTTAGGACGATGAACTGAGATTAACAGCGGTGTGGGCACTTGATCGTTAGGTGCGCCGCTCGCCATTCGGTATTGCCGTTGTTGTCGCGAATTCCGGCGGTCAACGCATTTTGAAATCCCAGACCTCCATTGCCTTACAGCCGCGGCACTCGACGCGGACCTGCGTCCCCCACGCGGTGCAATTCCGATGATGACTTGGGAGCGCCGACTATGCTCATGTGAGCGAACGGGGAAGACTCGGCCAAGAGTAACGAAATGCCGCTTTCCGGTTCGCTAGTCCTTTAGTGGGGTGGCGCCCACAGAAACGACATAACGACCGATCTCCTCCTTACCCTGAGTGACCTTTACCTCCGCCCCAAAAAACGGATTGCCGTGTGACACCTGCTCTGCCGCGATCGTAATTGCGCTTGAGATCGCTTGCGACCAAGCCTGAATATTGTCGGATGCTTCCTGCTCGGCTGTGGAGCTGAAGTGTTCGTTGACGATTGTGATAGTGTAATTTGTCATGTTTTCTTTTGTAACGGGCGCCGAACGCCGTGCCACGACATAGATCAGGTTCGCTCTGGCATCACCATCGCCAGCCGGAATCTACAGTCTTGCGTCCGGCCGAAACTAAGATAATTTCGGCAGATGACCCGTCTCGAAGAAGTCGAAAGGAAACAGGTTGAGCTTGACGCGCTATACGCAGCGCTCGTCGAACGCGCTGGCGATCCTGCGATCGACCCGATGCTACTACTACTGCGCGTCGCCGATCAACACATAGCGGAAGCAAGGCGCATAGCTCTTGCGGCGGATCCTGAGCCGCAGCAACTCGCCTGGCTTTCAAGCGGAAAGCGGTTTGATTAACCGTGCGCTTTCTCTGGCGGAGCACATCGCGTGTGTCCACGCTTGACGATCGCGCGACTGAGGCGCCTTTGAAGACTAGAGCGGGTGAAAACTACCAAATTTATGCTTGATAGGATACCTCTCGGTCGTTGGCCGTTGGGCGTGTCGTATCGTGGATTGAGGTCGGAATGATTGGGGCATCGGCAGAAGCAGCGCAAAGGCTCACTGAAAAACTGGACCGCCTAATCGGCCTTACAACGATTGAACGCGATGCCATCGCGGCTCTTCAATTCAGGATCGAGTATGTCCCGGCCCACACATATCTGGTGCGAGAGGGCGACACAGTTACGCAATGCTGCATCGTAATCAACGGATATGCATGTCGGCACAAGGTCGAGCGCGCAGGCGGTCGGCAGATTGTCGCCTTTTACATGGCCGGCGACATCCTTAACCTCCAGCATATCTTGTTGTCCAAGGCGGACGATAATCTGCAAACCACTACGAAAGCGATGGTGGGCTGGATCGCTACCGAGAGACTGCGGCAGCTTGGTCGTGAGCACCCTTGTATTGCAAAGGCGTTCGCGATTGACGTTTTGATCGACGCGTCCATCTTCCGCGAATGGGTTCTCAATATCGGCCGTCGGGACGCGAAGATCCGCGTGGCGCATATGATTTGTGAATTTATCGCGCGGCGAAAGACCCTTGACACGTTGTCGTCATTTTCGATGACCTTGCCATTCACGCAGGAGCAGATCGCGGACGCGACCGGGCTAACGGCGGTTCATGTGAACAGGATGCTGCGAGCGCTGACCGATGAGGGAGCGTTCGCTCATCAAAACGGCCAACTGACGATCTCCGATTGGAAAAAACTGCAGACGATCGCTGACTTCAATCCCGGGTATCTACATGAAGCAGCATGACAGTTCGTTCTTAAAGTGCGCTGCCCCGCAGCAAGCGTGAATGAAAACCTGCAACCATCAACAAAGGTTAGGCACTTAGCTGCATGGCCCGATACTTTTTCGATCTTCATGAGTGCGGGAGCGTCACCCGCGACCCCGAGGGACAGGAGCTGCCCGATATCGATGTTGCGCGCGAAACGGCGATTGAGAGCGCAAGGGCGATAATGTGCTACGAACTCAGCCACGGCCATTTATGTTTGTCTTGTCATATCGACATCAACGACAACGAGGGCCGGAACCTTGAGAGGGTAGCGTTCAGGGATTCCGTCGAGATTTCTGGCTCGTCGGCATCCTGACGGTCTTTGGTCCACACGGATGCCGTTGAGCTTGCGATTGAGCGGGTCGGTGCAATTGCGTTCGCGCCGTGTGCACCAGCAAGGTCGCGCGGACATCGCGTTTCCCATATAACGCGATGCCCTGCCGTTCCGAGCGGCGATCGGCGCCACCTCCGCTAGCGCATTACAGCCACAATCAACCCCACGATGGATGCGAAGCTACCGATGAATGCGAGTGCGAAAACGAGGTGATCTCGCCATAGCATTTGCAGTCTGCCGGAATGGCTGTGCAGGAACGCGTCAAACTGCTCAGCCACGCGCTCATCCGCCGAGAGAAGGGCTACCTCCAAAGTCGAGAGTTGGTCGTAGATCGAGACCATCTCATCTAATTGGTACGTCGTCAGCTCGGGGTATCTGCGCAGCAGATCTCGAAAGCGATCCGCTTTCCGCCCAAAGGGGCGGTGCCGCTCTCTAGCTACTTCCATCATCGGAGCTCTCCGGATGCTACATCCGGCGGTTCGGCCCGCGCAATCACGCGTCCGCCCACTACCAAGCATGGTTTACTTAGAGTTGCGCCGCTGCCGGGCGCGGGGCCGATACCGCGCCCGGCTTAGAAGCCGACCTTGAGAGGATAATTCCGATGCGGTTTCAACACGTGCATCACGAGAGCTTAGGCCAAATGCGTAGACAAGCAAATCGGATGGTCGGTGCGGGGCTCACGAGCGCTGCTCGGGCAGCGCTGCCGTGACGATGATCTCGACCCGGTAGTCAGGGGTCGCGAGCCGAACCTCGCCCGTAGCTCGGGTTGGCGCATTAGTACCCCCAATCCATTCCTCCCACACAGCGTTCATGGCTGCAAAGTCGGCCATGTCGGCCAGCCAGATCGTCGCTTGGAGGATGCGAGAGCGCTCGGTCCCCGCTTCGCATAGTAAACGATCGATGGATTCAAGAACGGCACGCGTCTGGGCGGATGCTTCCTCACCTGGCGCACCGATCTGCCCAGCAAGGTACACTATTCCACCATGGACAACGGCTTGGCTCATCCGTGCTCCTGACTCGATGCGCTTGATCGTCATATGTGGTCTCCTTGGTTATCGCTCATTGTCGGTATCGCTCCAGGCCGAGACCCTTGATGTCGATCGGAGGACGATCGCCGGAGATGATCGCAGCGGTCACAGCGGCGGAGCCGCAGGCCATGGTCCACCCAAGTGTTCCATGTCCGGTATTGAGGAAGAGGTTAGATACCCGCGTAGCTCCAAGGATTGGTGGGCCATCGGGCGTCATTGGCCGCAGACCGCTCCAGAAACCCGTCTCTCCCGCGCTGGTTGCTTTCGGGAACAGATCGTTGACGCAATGCAAAAGCGTAGCCTCGCGCTGCTTTGGCAGCGATCTGTTGTAACCGGAGATCTCTGCCATTCCCCCGACGCGGATCCGAGCTCCAAGACGCGTGATGGCGATCTTGTACGTTTCGTCAAGCAAGGTAGACACGGGGGCTTGCGCCGGGTCTGCGATCGGGACCGTGATCGAGTAGCCCTTCACGGGATACACGGGGAGTTGGATGCCGAGCGGGCGCACCAATATTGGCGAATAACTTCCTAGGGCCAGCAGATATGCGTCTCCGCGCACGTCGCCTCCGTCGGTCCTGACTCGGGTAATCTCGCGACCTGAGGCATCCAGACCGAGGATTCTCGTGCAAAACCGGAACTCGACGCCGCTGCTCATCAGACGGTCCACCAACCTGTTCGTGAACAGATGGCAGTCGCCAGTTTCGTCGTTTGGGAGCCGCAGGCCGCCCTCGAAGCTGCCGTTTGAAAGAGCGAGACCGGGCTCAGCGTCAATGCAGCCAGCCCGGTCTAGTAGCTCGAACGGAACGCCGTAAGAGCGCAATACGTCCACGTCCTTCGCACTCGCATCCACCTGCTTAGCGGTGCGGAAGAGCTGAAGGGTTCCAAGCGAACGCTGGTCATACTCGATGCCCAGCTCCCCTCTCAAAGCGATCAGCTCGTCGCGGCTGAACTCCGCCAACCCGACCATGCGGCTTTTGTTAAGGGCATACCGCGCCTCGGTGCAGTTGCGGAGCATGGCGGCCAACCAGCGCAGCATGGCCATATCAAACGAGGGACGAAGGATGAGCGGCGCGTGCCGCATGAGTAGCCAACGGATCGCCTTCGCAGGTATGCCGGGAGCGGCCCATGGCGACGCGTAGCCGGGCGAAACTTCGCCGGCATTTGCAAAGCTGGTCTCGAGCGCCGCCCCGGGCTGCCGGTCGACCACGACGACCTCATGGCCGGCACGATGCAGATAGTGAGCCGCGGTGACGCCCACGACACCGGCACCAAGTACGATGACCCTCAATATGCTTCTCCAGGCATATGGAGAGTGGTGACGTTGTCCTCGACGTAGGCGCGGGCATGCCGACCACCAAGGCGCGTGAGAAGCTCGTAAGGGATGGTGTCGGCGCCAGCGGCAATGTCGTCGAGGGTTTGATTGGGGCAGATAAGGTCCACAAAGTCGCCTTCCGCGATCTCGCCGGGTACCCCGGAGATGTCCACCGTCATGCTATCCATCGAAATGCGCCCGACGATCGGCAGCCGAACGTCGCGGTGCCAAGCCGCACCAATATTCCCGCGTCCGCGGGGCCATCCATCTGCATAGCCAAGCGCAAGCGTCGCAACGTATTGCGGCCCGGAGGCGGTATAAGTCAGACCGTAGCCCACGCCAGTTCCGGGCGAGAGTTCGCGGATCTGCAAGATGCGCGCGCACAGCCTCACGACTGGAAATATTTTGAGGGATAGAGGTCGAGTTGGGACACCGTATAGCGCGATCCCAGCTCGCACGAAGTCCAGATGATAGCTGCTCGATAGAGTGGTGCCGCTGCTGTTTGCAATCGATCTGGGAACGCCAGGGAAAGACATTGTCAGTTGCTCGAAGCGCCGGAGTTGCTCGTCGTTCGCCGCTGCGTCTGGCTCGTCCGCGCATGCGAGGTGCGTCATCACGAACCGAAGATCGATATCGCTCGAGAGAGAGCCGTCCTGGGCGAGTGCCAGAGCGCTCGCGTTTGAGAGGCCGAGACGCGACATACCGGTGTCTAGCTGGAGGCCAGCCGGAAGGGGTCGGCCGCGGAGCCGGGCGGTGTAACGCCAACGCCGGACCTGATTGTCCGAGTTCAGAACCGGCACGAACCCCCAGTCCGCGCAGGCTTGCTCGCCTCCAGGATCCAATCCGTTGAGGATAACGATGGTGCATCCGGGAGGCAGCGCAGCACGTAGATCCAGCGCCTCACAGAGCTGGGCCACGAAGAAAGTGCGGCACCCTTCGCGGTGAAGCCTCGAGGCTAGCCGGCGGGCTCCGAGTCCATATGCGTTAGCCTTCACCACTGCGCCGCACCCAGAGGGAGACACATGGTCGCGAACCGCGTGGTAGTTCGCCGCGAATGCGTCGAGATCGATCACGAGCTGGCTCGAAAAGGTCGGGCACCGGAACTTCGCCATCCGCATATAATGGCGTACATCAGTGCGAATTTGTCACCGATCCTGCGCCGAAACCTGCTAGCAAGGGGCCATCTTCGCAGAGTCTACGACGCTATGGAGGAAACCAGTGGGCGCACTCGATGCCATCAATCGGCGTATCGTGAATCAGCTACGACTGAATGCAAGGATCACGAATAACGCGCTGGCTCGCGAGGTGGGCATGTCGGAATCCGCGTGCCTACGCCGTGTTAAGCTACTTGAGCGGTCCGGGGTGATCCAAGGTTACACAGCGATCATCTCGGGCAGCGACCCTGATGATGGCACGGTCGCGATCGTTCAGGTCGAGCTGGAGCGGCAGACTGAGGAGTTTCTAGCCCGGTTTGAGGCGGCCATGCGCAAGCACGCGGAAATTCGTGCATGGTATCTACTCACCGGGGCCGGCGACTATCTGCTACGGCTCCAGATCTCCAGCATGGAGGACTATGCAAAGTTTCACCGAGATGTCCTGTCACGACTGCCTGGCGTTACGCGGATCACTTCCAGCTTTGCGATGCGGAGTCACCGCAAGGCTTGATGCAGCCTCCTTCGACCATGTGCTGGTTGGCCGCTGCGACAGCGGGTGTGGTCTCCTGTCCCAAAAGAGCCAGCTCATAAGTAGCAGCATCAGAATGGCGACGGCCGTCCAGGTGAACCGCTCGCGCCGGCTCGTCAGCAAATCACGGTAGTCTACGAGGAAGCGATCCAGCTTCACGCCGACCTGCCCGCTTGAGCGGAGGCGCCGAAGCTCGGACGCGCGTGCCTTCCTAATAAACCCCAGCACCTCCTTGAACTCGGCGTCGGAAAGTTCGGGATAGCGGGAAAGGAGCACAGCGATCCTGCCGTCGGGATAGGCGGCGGCACTAATGCTGAATTCATTGCTTCTACGGCGGGGTCTTTCCCTTCGCGGTCCGAGCGCTGACGCTCGCTTCTCGGGGCGAGGTGCCATTTTTTGAACTCCGAAAACACTGCGGGCCGGTCCGCGCTGACAGCCCAATCCGCCTTCCCACGATCATCATCTGCGTGACCGCGGCTCGAAGCCGGGCGCGGGACCTAAGGCGCGCCCGGCCTAGCGGCCGAACTTCAAGGGGAGGTCCCCGTGAATGGGAAGAGTGTCGCTCACACGGCGAGGGTAGCCGCAGTCCGCAGGTATGCAAGGTGGCCGAAGCAGCGAGACAGCATTGCGGCTCATTGCTCAGTCTTGATGAAGCTGATCTGGCCACTTCGCTTGAGCCGAGCTTCGCGAATCTCATCCAGGCAGCGGATACCACGCGCCCGCATGGCCTCTTCAATGTCCGAGAGCGACAGTGCAGACGCTCTCACAGCGCCGTCTAATATCCGGCCGTCCTGCACCAGCAGACGGTTGCTTCCCTTGATCCAGCGCTCGATGACGTTCCACCGAATGGCTGTTGCGGCAAGAAGCCAATGAAGCGCAACAAACGTAGCGCACGCCGCAAGCGCTGGCCCGAATGGAGCGTTGCCCGTGACCGCGCGGCTCGCGATCGAGCCGATCACGATCACAGTTACGACGTCGAAGGGGGTTGCCTCGCCCAGCGCCCGCTTCTTGCCGCACCTGATGATGATCAGAGCTACAGCGTAAACGACTGCTGCGCGGACGACCATCTGTAACACGCCGAGGTCCTCGGCCTCGGATCCGAGACCTAGCAGCGACCGGACAAGATCGCTCATAAAGCGGTCTGAAGCCCGTGGTCAGGTTGCGTCCAACACAGGTCTCGACTGCGCGCTTGAAGGTGTTTCATCTGTGATCTCGTGGACGCGCCATCGGGCGACGCGGAGGAAGGTGATCGCACTGAGCCTACGGCTCCGAGCGGGCGCTTGGTTCGGCCTAGGCGCCATCAGCGCCTAGGCTCATGCCCGTTCGGTGCTGCTGCCCGAACGGCTGCGCTTGCGAAGTTGGCCCAGCACCACAACCGAGTGCGTTCTCATCCTTCGAACAGTCTACGTCCCACCGGAGGCGATGTTCCAGAAGCCCACATGGACCATGTCCCCCATTCCCATCCAAGAGGGCGGACGACAACTCGTTTGACACTGGAGAGCGGGAGCGACATCATCAGGAGATGCAGCTTCGCGTGCGCCATCTCCGACGCCGTCTCCACGCGGGGCAACTCCTCGCGGGCATTTAGCCCCGGGCTCTCCTACGGCATGTCCCGAAGAGCTCGGGGCCACCATTCGTCAACGCAGGTCAACCGCCCTCCGGTTGCGGACGCCTAGGAGATTAGCATGAACGCGACGAGAGCGGCCGCAACGCGGCCGCAAATTCACATGATTGAGGAAGAGGCCGATAACCTCTCCGGCTTGGCCCTCAGCAATGAGCACCGGTTTCCGCAGGTCAGCGAGCTTTTGATCCGTGAGACCTCAAGGGCAAAGCTGTACGCCGCTGCAAGTATCTCTCCGGATGTCGTGACCATGGGTGCGCTAGTCGAATTTGTGGACGAGGGGACGGGTGCGCAGCGAACGGTCCAACTCGTGTACCCACCCGAAGCCGACATTTCCGCCGGGCGGATCTCTATCCTGACGCCGATCGGCGCAGGCTTGATCGGCTTGCGCGAAGGCCAGTCGATACTTTGGCCGGACCGAGAAGGGCATGAGCGACGGCTCGTGATCGTCAAGGTTCAACAGCAGCCGGCACGCGCCGCCTGAACGGCCCTCTCGGTAATGAAACGGGTAGATTGGGCGGTCCGCTCGCTTGGCCGCCGTGCGCCTTGGTGCCGAGCCGGTCGTGCGAGCGGGTGATGGTTGCCAGGAGCGCGCCCGTAAT includes the following:
- a CDS encoding recombinase family protein translates to MTYTLIGYARCSTDKQDLAAQQDALLKLGVAADRIYTDKGFTGTNRDRPGLDQALAAVRSGDTLVVPKLDRLARSVPDARAIGDSLAVRGVKLQLGAIVHDPADPMGKLFFNILATFAEFEADLIRMRTREGMAVARAKGKLRGKKPKLSDRQQKELRRMYDTNDYSITDLAEVFSISRPTVYRTLGRQPATLTKPA
- a CDS encoding RidA family protein yields the protein MTIKRIESGARMSQAVVHGGIVYLAGQIGAPGEEASAQTRAVLESIDRLLCEAGTERSRILQATIWLADMADFAAMNAVWEEWIGGTNAPTRATGEVRLATPDYRVEIIVTAALPEQRS
- a CDS encoding Crp/Fnr family transcriptional regulator, producing MIGASAEAAQRLTEKLDRLIGLTTIERDAIAALQFRIEYVPAHTYLVREGDTVTQCCIVINGYACRHKVERAGGRQIVAFYMAGDILNLQHILLSKADDNLQTTTKAMVGWIATERLRQLGREHPCIAKAFAIDVLIDASIFREWVLNIGRRDAKIRVAHMICEFIARRKTLDTLSSFSMTLPFTQEQIADATGLTAVHVNRMLRALTDEGAFAHQNGQLTISDWKKLQTIADFNPGYLHEAA
- a CDS encoding DUF6894 family protein — translated: MARYFFDLHECGSVTRDPEGQELPDIDVARETAIESARAIMCYELSHGHLCLSCHIDINDNEGRNLERVAFRDSVEISGSSAS
- a CDS encoding D-amino acid dehydrogenase gives rise to the protein MRVIVLGAGVVGVTAAHYLHRAGHEVVVVDRQPGAALETSFANAGEVSPGYASPWAAPGIPAKAIRWLLMRHAPLILRPSFDMAMLRWLAAMLRNCTEARYALNKSRMVGLAEFSRDELIALRGELGIEYDQRSLGTLQLFRTAKQVDASAKDVDVLRSYGVPFELLDRAGCIDAEPGLALSNGSFEGGLRLPNDETGDCHLFTNRLVDRLMSSGVEFRFCTRILGLDASGREITRVRTDGGDVRGDAYLLALGSYSPILVRPLGIQLPVYPVKGYSITVPIADPAQAPVSTLLDETYKIAITRLGARIRVGGMAEISGYNRSLPKQREATLLHCVNDLFPKATSAGETGFWSGLRPMTPDGPPILGATRVSNLFLNTGHGTLGWTMACGSAAVTAAIISGDRPPIDIKGLGLERYRQ
- a CDS encoding sensor histidine kinase, whose protein sequence is MHEIRQLQERQQVLVAELQHRVRNMLTVVRSVFSRTAEASENQRQLVDHFTGRLDSLARTQVIVTRSPSGKVDLNSLIREELLSVAAGEGPCVSLDGPEVMLDPNAAEAIGMAIHELTTNALKYGALRANGAGLRIDWRVHAEQGQTAKLELTWLETGVPAVPIAPVREGFGRELIEEALPYRLGAETCLEFRPGGVKCTISMPLDDDDERASALLER
- a CDS encoding GGDEF domain-containing protein; translation: MALEFVSEVEKMNHCIAMFDLDHFKSINDRFGHISADVVLRTFSDLLRSTLRTSDVVARYGGEEFVAILDGASLEQAELVCERVRASFAEAPCTADDGRTMRVTVSVGIAAVIPGTTADQLLGVANRALYDAK
- a CDS encoding response regulator — encoded protein: MIPGHNLAGRRILVVEDEYYIASDIRRALTKCGAAIVGPFGNLDEGLAYAARDPLDAALLDVNLGSASSYPIAEELSRRGVPYLFLTGYDQWSLPLEFRSSPRIGKPFTFSVLLDALERLLLETAE